The Streptococcus sp. S5 genome contains a region encoding:
- a CDS encoding ribonuclease J produces MSSIKLVTLGGVRENGKNLYVAEVNDSIFVLDAGLKYPENEQLGVDVVIPNMDYLFENKDRIAGVFLTHGHADAIGALPYLLAEAKVPVFGTELTIELAKLFVKSNDSVKKFNDFHVIDQNSEIDFGDAVVSFFQTTHSIPESIGIVIGTPEGNIVYTGDFKFDQTASESYATDFARLAEIGREGVLALLSDSANADSNIQVASEQEVGDAILDTIADWDGRVIVAAVASNLSRIQQVFDAAAETGRRVVLTGFDVENIVRTAIRLNKLSLANEKLLIKPKEMSRFEDHELIILETGRMGEPINGLRKMSIGRHRYVEIKDGDLVYIVTTPSIAKEAVVARVENMVYQAGGIVKLITSSLRVSGHGNARDLQLMINLLRPKYLFPIQGEYRELDAHARVAMEVGILPENIFIPKRGTVMEYEKGDFVPAGSVSAGDVMIDGNAIGDVGNIVLRDRKVLSEDGIFIVAITVNRKEKKIISKARVHTRGFVYVKKSRDILRESCDLVNQSVADYLTQDSFDWGELKGLVRDNLSKFLFEQTKRRPAILPVVMEVK; encoded by the coding sequence GTGAGTAGTATTAAATTAGTCACTCTTGGCGGTGTTCGAGAAAATGGGAAAAATCTCTACGTTGCCGAAGTGAACGATTCAATTTTTGTCTTGGATGCAGGTTTGAAGTATCCAGAAAATGAGCAACTTGGGGTGGATGTCGTTATCCCCAACATGGATTATCTATTTGAAAACAAGGACCGCATTGCGGGTGTTTTCTTGACCCATGGTCACGCGGATGCCATTGGGGCCTTGCCTTATCTTTTGGCCGAAGCCAAAGTTCCTGTATTCGGGACAGAATTGACCATTGAGTTGGCTAAACTCTTTGTCAAAAGCAATGACAGTGTGAAGAAATTCAACGACTTCCATGTTATTGATCAAAATTCTGAGATTGATTTTGGCGATGCCGTCGTCTCTTTCTTTCAAACAACCCACTCCATCCCTGAAAGTATCGGGATTGTGATTGGCACTCCTGAGGGCAATATCGTCTACACAGGAGACTTTAAATTTGACCAAACTGCCAGCGAGTCGTACGCGACAGACTTTGCTCGCCTAGCTGAGATTGGACGCGAAGGTGTGCTTGCCCTCTTGAGTGATTCGGCTAATGCGGATAGTAATATTCAAGTTGCCAGTGAGCAAGAAGTGGGCGATGCTATCTTAGATACGATTGCAGACTGGGATGGTCGTGTCATCGTAGCGGCGGTAGCCAGCAACCTTTCTCGTATCCAGCAGGTCTTTGATGCTGCGGCTGAGACTGGCCGTCGAGTGGTCTTGACAGGGTTTGATGTGGAAAACATCGTCCGCACAGCTATTCGCTTGAACAAATTGTCTCTTGCCAACGAAAAACTCTTGATCAAGCCAAAAGAAATGAGCCGTTTTGAAGATCATGAATTGATCATCTTGGAAACAGGCCGGATGGGTGAGCCGATCAACGGTTTGCGCAAGATGTCGATTGGTCGTCACCGCTATGTGGAAATCAAAGATGGAGACTTGGTCTACATCGTTACAACGCCATCAATTGCCAAAGAAGCTGTGGTGGCTCGTGTGGAAAACATGGTCTACCAAGCAGGTGGCATTGTCAAATTGATCACGTCTAGCTTGCGCGTGTCTGGTCACGGAAACGCACGGGACTTGCAGTTGATGATCAACCTTCTTCGTCCTAAATACCTCTTCCCGATCCAAGGGGAATACCGCGAATTGGATGCCCATGCGCGAGTAGCGATGGAAGTCGGTATCTTGCCTGAAAACATCTTTATTCCAAAACGCGGAACGGTAATGGAGTATGAAAAAGGTGACTTCGTTCCTGCCGGTAGCGTCTCAGCAGGAGATGTCATGATCGATGGGAATGCCATTGGTGATGTGGGCAATATTGTCCTTCGTGACCGCAAGGTCTTGTCAGAAGACGGGATCTTTATCGTGGCGATCACGGTGAATCGCAAAGAGAAGAAAATTATTTCCAAAGCGCGCGTGCACACCCGTGGTTTTGTCTATGTCAAGAAGAGCCGGGATATTCTTCGTGAAAGTTGCGACTTGGTCAACCAAAGCGTTGCAGACTATTTGACACAAGATAG